One region of Baekduia soli genomic DNA includes:
- a CDS encoding FAD-dependent oxidoreductase — protein sequence MPTPLTRREVLKGAAGLAALGAGATLAAPASATRRDRVAVIGAGAGGVTAAYLLAGSYEVDVFEARARIGGHCDSRVVADPSDPSQAVTVDLGAQFFHPDTHPLYVTLLEELGLYDPADPSAGETYAAPGSLCVFPVAGGPPWLTSTHPLATPWNAIEFAVFAQLARRAVLDGLAWETTVDEWIAGLPLGPAFKADVLFPWITATIGSPRADAARASARSILQTFALAFPADLKGASTYTSKIGLQGNLQRLLDRAPAARVRLDAPVRALALRGDGWVLRTPAGRQGPYRFVVLNAPPRIGRELLRPLRAFGDVTALLDRYEYFDSRLLIHRDPAYVHPRRWNWAAYNAGVDGVECEGSAWIGALHAPLPSGGTVELFKSWAQRRRADPTEILLERRFKHPLISAQTVAAARALRPLQGRGGLCFSGTYTAGSDLQETAVWSAMKVAEALAPAAPALTALQARMAANGIAGLSYDL from the coding sequence GTGCCCACGCCGCTGACCCGCCGCGAGGTGCTCAAGGGGGCCGCCGGTCTGGCGGCGCTCGGCGCCGGCGCGACGCTGGCCGCGCCCGCCTCGGCCACGCGGCGCGACCGGGTGGCCGTCATCGGCGCAGGGGCCGGCGGCGTGACCGCGGCATACCTCCTCGCCGGCAGCTACGAGGTGGACGTGTTCGAGGCGCGAGCCCGGATCGGCGGGCACTGCGACTCGCGCGTCGTGGCGGACCCGTCCGATCCGTCGCAGGCCGTGACCGTCGATCTCGGCGCGCAGTTCTTCCACCCCGACACCCATCCGCTCTACGTCACGCTGCTCGAGGAGCTCGGCCTCTACGACCCCGCCGACCCGTCGGCGGGGGAGACCTACGCGGCGCCCGGCAGCCTCTGCGTGTTCCCTGTGGCCGGCGGCCCGCCGTGGCTCACCTCGACCCACCCGCTGGCGACGCCGTGGAACGCCATCGAGTTCGCCGTCTTCGCGCAGCTGGCGCGGCGCGCCGTGCTGGACGGCCTGGCGTGGGAGACGACCGTCGACGAGTGGATCGCCGGCCTCCCGCTCGGGCCGGCGTTCAAGGCCGACGTGCTCTTCCCGTGGATCACGGCGACGATCGGCTCCCCGCGCGCCGATGCCGCGCGGGCATCGGCGCGCTCGATCCTGCAGACGTTCGCGCTCGCGTTCCCGGCCGACCTCAAGGGGGCGAGCACCTACACCTCGAAGATCGGCCTGCAGGGAAATCTCCAGCGCCTGCTGGACCGCGCCCCGGCCGCGAGGGTCCGCCTCGACGCGCCGGTGCGGGCCCTGGCGCTGCGCGGCGACGGCTGGGTCCTGCGCACGCCCGCCGGCCGGCAGGGCCCGTACCGCTTCGTGGTGCTCAACGCGCCGCCGCGCATCGGGCGCGAGCTGCTGCGGCCGTTGCGCGCGTTCGGCGATGTCACCGCGCTGCTCGACCGCTACGAGTACTTCGACTCGCGCCTGCTGATCCACCGCGACCCGGCCTACGTGCACCCCCGGCGCTGGAACTGGGCCGCGTACAACGCCGGGGTCGACGGGGTCGAGTGCGAGGGCAGCGCGTGGATCGGCGCCCTGCACGCCCCGCTGCCCTCAGGCGGGACGGTCGAGCTGTTCAAGTCGTGGGCCCAGCGCCGGCGTGCCGACCCGACGGAGATCCTCCTGGAGCGGCGGTTCAAGCACCCGCTCATCAGCGCGCAGACCGTCGCGGCCGCCCGCGCGCTGCGCCCGCTCCAGGGCCGCGGTGGCCTGTGCTTCAGCGGTACCTACACGGCGGGCAGCGACCTGCAGGAGACAGCGGTCTGGTCGGCCATGAAGGTTGCCGAGGCGCTGGCGCCGGCCGCCCCGGCGCTCACCGCGCTGCAGGCCCGCATGGCGGCCAACGGGATCGCCGGCCTCTCCTACGACCTCTAG